From the genome of Bacteroides sp. MSB163, one region includes:
- a CDS encoding replication-associated recombination protein A, whose translation MTPLAERLRPKTLDEYIGQKHLVGPSAVLRKMIDAGRISSFILWGPPGVGKTTLAQIIANKLETPFYTLSAVTSGVKDVREVIDRAKSNRFFSQGSPILFIDEIHRFSKSQQDSLLGAVEQGTVTLIGATTENPSFEVIRPLLSRCQLYVLKSLEKDDLLELLQRAITTDHILKERTIELKETTAMLRYSGGDARKLLNILDLVVSSEAGDPVVITDEMVTERLQQNPLAYDKDGEMHYDIISAFIKSIRGSDPDGAIYWLARMVEAGEDPAFIARRLVISASEDVGLANPNALLIANACFDAVMKVGWPEGRIPLAEATVYLATSPKSNSAYMAINNALELVRQTGNLPVPLHLRNAPTKLMKQLGYGDNYKYAHDYPGHFVKQQFLPDELKDRRLWEAQDNVAEQKHAERMKALWGEDKFRKS comes from the coding sequence ATGACTCCATTAGCAGAAAGGCTTCGCCCTAAAACCTTAGACGAGTACATCGGTCAAAAACACTTAGTAGGACCGAGTGCGGTGCTGCGCAAGATGATTGACGCAGGACGTATTTCTTCGTTCATACTATGGGGTCCTCCGGGTGTAGGCAAAACCACTCTGGCACAGATTATCGCTAACAAACTGGAAACTCCGTTCTACACACTGAGCGCTGTGACCAGTGGAGTGAAAGATGTGCGCGAAGTGATAGACCGCGCGAAGAGCAACCGTTTCTTCTCGCAAGGCAGTCCCATCCTGTTCATTGATGAAATACACCGTTTCAGCAAGTCACAGCAAGACTCACTGCTCGGAGCTGTGGAACAAGGCACAGTGACGCTGATAGGCGCCACCACGGAGAATCCGTCTTTTGAGGTAATCCGTCCGCTGCTGTCACGCTGCCAACTCTATGTGCTGAAATCTTTGGAAAAAGATGATTTACTGGAACTGTTGCAACGTGCCATTACCACCGATCATATACTGAAAGAGCGTACCATCGAGCTGAAAGAAACCACCGCCATGCTTCGCTACAGTGGTGGAGACGCCCGCAAATTGCTCAACATTCTGGATCTCGTTGTTTCTTCCGAAGCCGGAGATCCCGTCGTCATTACCGATGAGATGGTGACAGAACGCCTGCAACAGAATCCGCTTGCCTACGACAAAGACGGAGAGATGCATTATGATATCATTTCCGCCTTCATCAAATCCATCCGTGGCAGTGATCCCGACGGTGCCATCTATTGGCTGGCCCGCATGGTGGAAGCCGGAGAAGATCCCGCATTCATCGCCCGCCGTCTTGTCATTTCCGCTTCGGAAGACGTGGGACTGGCAAACCCGAACGCCTTGCTGATTGCCAATGCGTGTTTCGACGCCGTAATGAAAGTGGGTTGGCCCGAAGGACGTATCCCTCTGGCTGAAGCCACCGTTTATCTTGCCACAAGCCCGAAGAGCAACTCCGCCTACATGGCCATCAACAATGCCCTGGAGCTTGTACGCCAGACCGGTAATCTGCCCGTACCCCTGCACCTGCGCAATGCACCTACCAAACTGATGAAACAGTTGGGTTATGGAGACAATTATAAGTATGCGCACGATTATCCCGGTCACTTCGTCAAGCAACAATTTCTGCCCGACGAGCTGAAAGACCGCCGTCTGTGGGAAGCACAGGACAATGTTGCCGAGCAGAAACATGCGGAACGGATGAAAGCGTTGTGGGGTGAGGATAAGTTCAGAAAATCGTAA
- a CDS encoding D-2-hydroxyacid dehydrogenase, which translates to MRIVVLDGYTTNPGDLCWDKLKELGECTIYDRTAPGEVLERAAGAEAILTNKVVINSETMAALPDLKYIGVMATGYNVVDINAARERGIIITNIPAYSTPSVGQMVFAHILNITQQVRHYSEEVSKGNWSKNPDFCFYDTPLIELLGKKIGIVGLGQTGYNTARIAIGFGMKVWAYTSKSRLQLPPEIRKAELDQLFHECDIVSLHCPLNDSTRELVNANRLSLMKPTSILINTGRGPLINEQDLANALNAGIIYAAGLDVLSEEPPRADNPLLTARNCFITPHIAWANFEARQRLVHILISNLKAYIDGKPVNVIK; encoded by the coding sequence ATGAGAATTGTAGTATTAGACGGTTACACCACGAATCCCGGTGATCTGTGCTGGGATAAGCTGAAAGAGTTAGGCGAGTGCACGATCTATGATCGCACCGCTCCCGGCGAAGTTCTTGAACGTGCTGCCGGTGCAGAAGCCATCCTTACCAATAAGGTAGTGATCAACAGCGAGACAATGGCTGCCCTGCCCGATCTGAAATACATCGGCGTGATGGCTACAGGCTACAACGTGGTAGACATCAACGCCGCCCGCGAACGCGGCATCATCATCACCAATATCCCTGCATACAGTACCCCCTCTGTCGGACAAATGGTATTTGCCCATATCCTGAACATCACCCAGCAAGTACGCCATTATTCCGAAGAAGTCAGCAAGGGAAACTGGAGCAAGAATCCCGACTTCTGCTTCTACGACACTCCACTCATTGAGCTGCTCGGAAAAAAAATCGGTATCGTAGGACTGGGACAGACCGGCTACAACACCGCCCGTATAGCCATCGGCTTCGGTATGAAGGTATGGGCCTACACTTCCAAATCGCGCCTCCAACTTCCTCCCGAAATCCGTAAAGCGGAACTCGACCAATTGTTCCACGAATGTGACATCGTCAGCCTGCACTGCCCGCTGAACGACAGTACCCGTGAACTGGTCAACGCCAACCGCCTCTCCTTGATGAAACCCACCTCCATCCTCATCAATACCGGACGCGGTCCGCTCATCAACGAACAAGATCTTGCCAATGCCCTGAATGCCGGCATAATCTACGCCGCCGGACTGGATGTTCTTTCCGAAGAACCACCCCGTGCCGACAATCCGTTACTCACCGCCCGGAATTGCTTCATCACCCCTCACATCGCATGGGCCAACTTTGAAGCCCGCCAAAGGCTGGTACATATTCTTATCAGCAACTTAAAAGCATATATTGACGGAAAACCGGTAAATGTAATAAAATAA
- a CDS encoding endonuclease/exonuclease/phosphatase family protein, protein MGKSEIKSLFRSIPVLLSIVLALVTMIAAFSGNFDPANSRYMPVLGLALPALLLCNLLVAICWAFARKRWAFVPLVALVFNYGYILAIFQFSFTKKIPEGHYSSNYADGYLKIATYNVGNFGGEITGYSCKEIARYMKEQEVDVLCFQECGDNKYFPMDSIRNVFSHWRYALIPTEDSIRGVLPIAVFSRYPLVNPQFISYQQSANCSMQCDIILGRDTVRLLNNHLQTTSVSQNRRKWERGLANSNDTRREAEVVQGAITSLHDNFVKRAEQTDSIRQLVVASPYPILACGDFNSLPSSYTYAELSDVLKDGFRTSGRGYMYTYRYFKRLLRIDYIFHSPGIQGYRYYSPDLDLCSDHNPVLMEMKIKK, encoded by the coding sequence ATGGGAAAATCAGAAATCAAAAGTTTATTCCGCAGCATTCCAGTCCTCCTGAGCATCGTATTGGCCCTTGTCACGATGATTGCTGCATTCTCCGGGAACTTCGACCCCGCCAATTCAAGGTACATGCCCGTACTAGGATTAGCATTGCCCGCACTATTGCTGTGCAATCTGTTAGTCGCCATCTGTTGGGCATTCGCCCGCAAGCGCTGGGCATTCGTTCCCCTTGTAGCATTAGTTTTTAACTACGGATATATCCTTGCCATCTTCCAATTCAGCTTCACCAAGAAGATTCCCGAAGGCCACTACAGCAGCAATTATGCCGACGGATACCTGAAAATAGCCACCTACAACGTTGGCAATTTCGGAGGAGAGATTACAGGCTACTCCTGCAAGGAAATCGCTCGCTACATGAAAGAACAGGAAGTCGACGTCCTCTGCTTCCAGGAATGTGGCGACAACAAATACTTCCCGATGGACAGCATCCGTAACGTATTTTCCCACTGGCGCTACGCCTTGATCCCTACCGAGGATTCTATCCGCGGAGTACTTCCTATCGCCGTGTTCAGCCGCTACCCGCTCGTCAATCCCCAGTTCATTTCCTACCAGCAAAGCGCCAACTGTAGCATGCAGTGCGACATTATCCTGGGACGCGACACCGTCCGTCTGCTCAACAACCACTTACAGACCACCAGCGTCAGCCAGAACCGCCGGAAATGGGAACGTGGACTTGCCAACAGTAACGACACCCGTCGTGAAGCAGAAGTCGTGCAAGGCGCCATCACTTCCCTGCACGATAACTTCGTGAAACGCGCCGAACAAACGGACAGCATCCGCCAACTGGTAGTTGCCAGCCCCTACCCCATACTGGCCTGCGGTGACTTCAACTCCCTGCCATCCTCCTACACCTACGCCGAACTGTCCGATGTCCTCAAAGACGGCTTCCGCACCAGCGGTCGCGGCTACATGTATACCTACCGCTACTTCAAACGCCTGTTGCGCATCGACTACATATTCCATTCGCCCGGCATCCAAGGATACCGTTACTACTCGCCCGATCTGGACCTGTGCAGCGACCATAATCCGGTGCTGATGGAAATGAAAATAAAGAAATGA
- a CDS encoding endonuclease/exonuclease/phosphatase family protein gives MKKPLLLLLNLIPISLFAQQPVIFPDDFKTSALNGKEVTITNTLTLTNNYSYTYGTLTFSNGQLWTPTEKFEPGVDMFNQKNLENQKNQLTVKQGSFPIVDADGTCRIGQTIEGLTGKASYSNGTYTITLTRKPEFKGNERPTSCDTPETYNLKVVSFNLEHFGKNVSTYSIKLPKVALALQALQADIYAFMEVEGAAGLEELCQLLNRNCNTQKYKTRYYKDNVQDMACFIYNSDAVTLVGAISLNKLADNYLPERKTAQGFQLNSNQERFILCCNHWKSKSGSNVPEQYKDKGDGQGAYNPRRVQEAEATLKFIKEITKTYNDPDVLIVGDLNAYTCEDPIRTLEDGGLVNLLTSYAPNQYSYAYFSNGSYAVGYLDHSLGTSTLEKQVTDARPFRINADEPQKMDVDQSGVQKDNMYRCSDHNPIVTFLNLGNGSTGIEAPTISRPSIRLTGDPRSGYLTLVTSANLTLARVEIVSVSGQVIASYNAPNTGSTDNHFTLPVRNLAHGFYLVRAYNHQGGCTTCKAVLP, from the coding sequence ATGAAAAAACCGCTACTTCTACTTCTTAATCTGATCCCTATATCACTGTTTGCCCAGCAACCTGTTATTTTCCCCGACGACTTCAAAACAAGTGCCCTGAACGGGAAAGAAGTGACCATTACAAACACCTTGACGCTGACAAACAACTACAGCTACACGTATGGCACACTGACCTTTTCCAACGGCCAGCTATGGACTCCTACCGAAAAATTCGAACCGGGTGTGGATATGTTCAATCAGAAGAACCTGGAGAACCAGAAAAACCAACTCACCGTAAAGCAAGGTTCCTTCCCCATCGTCGATGCAGACGGAACCTGCCGCATCGGGCAAACCATAGAAGGACTGACCGGAAAAGCCAGCTACAGCAACGGCACATACACCATCACCCTGACCCGGAAACCCGAATTCAAAGGTAACGAACGCCCCACCTCCTGCGACACCCCGGAAACGTACAACCTGAAAGTGGTCAGCTTCAACCTGGAACACTTCGGCAAAAACGTAAGCACCTATAGCATCAAGCTGCCCAAAGTAGCCCTCGCCCTGCAAGCACTGCAAGCCGACATCTACGCCTTTATGGAAGTAGAAGGAGCCGCCGGACTGGAAGAACTCTGCCAGCTCCTGAACCGGAACTGCAACACGCAGAAATACAAGACACGCTATTATAAAGACAACGTGCAGGACATGGCCTGTTTCATCTACAATAGCGATGCAGTTACCCTCGTGGGCGCCATCAGTCTGAACAAACTCGCCGACAATTACCTGCCGGAACGCAAAACCGCCCAAGGTTTCCAACTGAACAGCAATCAGGAGCGTTTCATCCTCTGCTGCAATCACTGGAAATCAAAATCAGGCAGCAATGTTCCGGAGCAATACAAAGATAAAGGTGACGGTCAAGGTGCTTATAATCCCCGCCGCGTGCAGGAAGCCGAAGCCACCCTGAAGTTCATCAAAGAAATCACGAAAACCTACAATGATCCAGACGTCCTGATAGTAGGCGACTTGAACGCCTATACCTGCGAAGACCCAATCCGTACCCTCGAAGACGGTGGCCTGGTCAATTTGCTCACCTCCTATGCCCCCAATCAGTACAGTTATGCTTACTTCAGCAATGGCAGTTACGCAGTAGGCTATCTGGATCACAGTCTGGGCACAAGTACTCTTGAAAAGCAAGTAACCGACGCCCGTCCCTTCCGCATCAACGCCGACGAACCACAGAAAATGGACGTCGACCAAAGCGGCGTACAGAAAGACAATATGTACCGCTGCTCCGACCACAACCCCATCGTCACCTTCCTGAATCTGGGGAACGGCAGCACAGGTATCGAAGCTCCGACAATTTCCCGCCCTTCTATCCGCCTAACAGGCGATCCGCGCAGCGGCTACCTCACTTTAGTAACTTCTGCCAACCTTACCCTTGCCCGTGTGGAGATTGTCAGCGTCAGCGGACAAGTCATCGCCTCATACAACGCTCCCAATACAGGAAGCACCGACAATCATTTCACCCTGCCCGTCCGGAATCTGGCGCACGGCTTCTATCTGGTACGCGCTTACAACCACCAAGGTGGCTGCACCACCTGCAAAGCAGTGCTCCCATAA
- a CDS encoding DNA/RNA non-specific endonuclease — MKQLSYLFLLLAGLWLAGCDDSSDASLIPEIIPTEQGSDTYVMKGYESAGNGFNVYKPEAIGTPFYIKSKAFTGRNYAFAPVSGESLEGLTTIPAANAFSENAEVKPATCYWVRFNRYNHYQMGKLRVAYINGNEVGIEYVAADDVDVNNANVANGNKADNLEVPALNTANQYIEYYASVSDEEGAKQVLNFSLEYIASKKHSAWVAFEFDPITSQDNVKRTNEWEQDDPNIDNSVEVTESMHKSDGYDKGHICASEDRVYSTSANKQTFYYSNISPQIGSFNQKYWAALEKQVQTWGRSTGNGVYDKLYVVKGGTTDRLLTNFTGVKKANDGLYPTTNAEGLTPGGLICPSYYYMALLSEKAGVYHAIAFFVPHSELLPDNPGKNEFMVYAISIESLEYETGIDFFCNLPNEIEKKVEAVYNAEDWVW, encoded by the coding sequence ATGAAACAACTATCTTACCTATTTCTTTTGCTGGCTGGTCTTTGGTTGGCAGGTTGTGATGATTCTTCAGACGCTTCGCTCATTCCTGAGATAATACCTACTGAGCAAGGTTCTGACACTTACGTGATGAAAGGCTACGAGTCGGCTGGTAATGGCTTCAACGTTTATAAACCTGAGGCTATCGGTACTCCTTTCTATATTAAGTCCAAGGCTTTTACAGGTCGTAACTATGCGTTTGCTCCTGTCAGTGGTGAATCGCTCGAAGGGCTTACCACCATTCCAGCTGCCAATGCTTTCAGCGAAAATGCCGAAGTGAAACCTGCCACTTGCTATTGGGTGCGTTTCAACCGTTACAACCATTATCAAATGGGAAAGCTTCGCGTGGCCTATATTAACGGCAACGAAGTGGGCATAGAGTATGTGGCCGCTGATGATGTGGACGTGAACAATGCCAATGTTGCTAACGGTAATAAGGCTGACAATCTTGAAGTTCCCGCTCTCAATACTGCCAATCAGTATATCGAATATTATGCTAGTGTATCCGATGAAGAGGGTGCCAAGCAGGTACTTAACTTCTCTTTAGAGTATATTGCTTCTAAGAAGCATTCGGCTTGGGTAGCATTCGAATTTGATCCCATTACTTCGCAAGACAATGTTAAACGTACCAACGAGTGGGAACAAGACGATCCTAATATAGACAACAGCGTGGAGGTGACCGAATCCATGCACAAGAGTGACGGCTATGACAAAGGACACATCTGTGCCAGCGAAGACCGTGTTTACAGTACGAGCGCTAATAAGCAGACGTTCTATTATAGTAACATTTCACCACAGATAGGAAGTTTTAATCAGAAGTATTGGGCAGCCCTGGAGAAGCAGGTGCAGACTTGGGGGCGTTCTACCGGCAACGGCGTGTATGATAAGCTTTATGTGGTGAAAGGCGGTACTACCGACCGTTTACTCACTAACTTCACTGGTGTGAAGAAAGCCAATGATGGACTTTATCCCACTACAAATGCCGAGGGGCTGACTCCTGGTGGTCTGATTTGTCCCAGTTATTACTACATGGCTTTGTTGAGTGAGAAGGCAGGCGTTTATCATGCTATCGCTTTTTTTGTTCCTCATTCAGAGTTATTGCCAGATAATCCCGGAAAAAATGAGTTTATGGTTTATGCAATTTCCATTGAAAGTTTGGAGTATGAGACAGGCATTGATTTTTTCTGTAACTTGCCCAATGAGATAGAGAAGAAAGTTGAAGCTGTTTACAATGCCGAAGACTGGGTTTGGTAA
- a CDS encoding TonB-dependent receptor, producing MKKHLIHFLLVAVLSVCSAAAFAQTTVRGQLVDSETGEPLVGAAVMVEGTSQGTVTDIDGYFKQDVAQGGTLVFKYVGFKDLKKKITQKGASVDLGAIQMEPDAVVLKDVVITSSVAVARKTPVAVSTVNPVSIEDKIGSQELPQLLKSTPGVYASNEGGGYGDSNVKIRGFKSEYVAMMINGVPMNGMENQKVYMSNWGGLIDVASSIQIQRGLGASKVSTPSVGGSQNIITKTTDAKMGGFISYGMGNDGYNKVMFSVSSGLTKDGWAFTLLGARDSRDGYIQGTESEAYTWFMSVAKRFNDNHQLSFTAFGAPQWHNQRNMANGLNIKEYQRVKQWMGEESPYRYNSTFGYRNGQVMNSSRNEYHKPQMSLNHLWQIDHKSSLSTAAYMSIGTGAGYSGTGVTGYSSSWYGTGNDGTVNTQFRCPDGTFDYDAVDKLNADNYTNPVNVSGMPNYNGSLMIMNKASNDHFWTGLISTYTTKLGDYFDFYGGIDFRYYKGLHKNVITDLFGGQYYVDSYNRKTVLAENSLNGGNAAWVNQKLGVGDVIRRDYDGFVMYEGGFAQLEYNKDKVSAFVSGGLTNTSYWRKDRFYYSGDKQVSSKKHYLGGNLKAGLNYNLDEYNNVFFNTGFISRAPIFDNTFINSQSSHERNPDAKNEKVYSFELGYGYRSHYFTANVNAYYTMWKDKALYDTGSYEDANGASQRWTMNMSGAQANHMGIELDFIAKPFRWMEVNGMFSWGDWRWNGTAKGFMMNTEGQIMANSRGEIATDMNNVDQYKYTIKMDNVQVGGSAQTTAALGLTFRPMKGLRLNADWNFFARNYADYDIDASQATQKDAYVVEKPWEIPSWSTFDVSAGYTFDLGKIRATLSGNVNNLFNQEYIADARDGSNHDWETATRVIYGWGRTYSVRLKFNF from the coding sequence ATGAAAAAACATCTAATTCATTTCCTGTTGGTGGCTGTGCTGTCCGTATGCAGTGCTGCGGCATTTGCCCAGACTACAGTGAGGGGGCAGCTTGTTGACTCGGAAACAGGCGAACCGTTAGTGGGCGCTGCTGTTATGGTAGAAGGCACTTCACAAGGAACTGTGACTGACATTGATGGTTATTTTAAGCAAGATGTTGCTCAAGGTGGGACATTGGTGTTCAAGTATGTAGGTTTTAAAGACCTCAAGAAGAAAATAACACAGAAGGGCGCTTCTGTTGATTTGGGTGCTATTCAAATGGAGCCGGATGCAGTGGTGTTGAAGGACGTGGTGATAACTTCGTCTGTGGCAGTAGCCCGTAAGACTCCGGTGGCAGTATCTACTGTTAATCCTGTGTCTATTGAAGATAAGATTGGTTCTCAGGAATTACCACAGCTCTTGAAGTCGACGCCAGGTGTTTATGCCTCCAATGAAGGTGGTGGTTATGGTGACTCTAACGTAAAGATTCGTGGCTTTAAGTCGGAGTATGTGGCTATGATGATTAATGGTGTGCCTATGAACGGAATGGAGAACCAAAAAGTGTATATGAGTAACTGGGGTGGTCTGATTGACGTGGCTAGCAGTATTCAAATACAGCGCGGACTCGGCGCCAGCAAGGTTTCTACTCCTTCGGTGGGTGGTTCGCAAAATATTATCACCAAGACCACTGATGCCAAGATGGGTGGATTTATTTCTTATGGCATGGGTAACGACGGTTATAATAAGGTGATGTTTAGCGTATCTTCAGGTCTTACAAAAGATGGCTGGGCCTTTACTTTATTAGGTGCCAGGGATTCGCGCGACGGTTATATTCAAGGTACAGAATCTGAAGCCTACACTTGGTTTATGAGTGTGGCAAAGCGTTTCAACGATAATCATCAGCTTTCATTCACCGCTTTTGGCGCTCCTCAGTGGCATAATCAGCGTAATATGGCGAATGGGTTGAACATTAAGGAATATCAACGTGTGAAACAATGGATGGGTGAAGAGAGCCCCTATCGTTATAACTCTACTTTTGGTTATCGTAATGGTCAAGTGATGAATTCTTCACGCAACGAGTATCACAAGCCTCAGATGTCGCTCAACCACTTGTGGCAGATTGACCATAAGTCAAGTCTCAGTACGGCTGCTTATATGTCTATCGGTACGGGTGCAGGTTATAGTGGTACAGGTGTGACGGGTTACAGCAGCTCTTGGTATGGTACGGGTAATGATGGTACAGTGAATACTCAGTTCCGTTGTCCTGACGGTACTTTCGATTACGATGCTGTGGATAAACTCAATGCTGATAACTATACTAATCCGGTGAACGTAAGCGGTATGCCCAACTATAATGGTTCGTTGATGATTATGAACAAAGCTTCGAACGACCACTTCTGGACAGGCTTGATTTCTACTTATACTACCAAGCTTGGTGATTACTTTGATTTCTATGGTGGTATTGACTTCCGTTACTATAAAGGATTGCACAAGAATGTGATTACTGACCTTTTCGGAGGACAGTATTATGTGGATTCTTATAACCGTAAAACTGTATTGGCTGAGAATAGCCTAAACGGTGGAAATGCTGCTTGGGTGAATCAAAAGTTAGGTGTGGGTGATGTGATTCGCCGTGACTATGATGGTTTTGTGATGTATGAAGGTGGCTTTGCCCAGTTGGAATATAATAAAGATAAAGTGAGTGCTTTTGTATCGGGTGGTCTTACTAATACCAGCTATTGGCGTAAAGACCGTTTCTACTATAGTGGCGACAAGCAGGTATCTTCGAAGAAACATTATTTGGGTGGAAACCTGAAAGCGGGTTTGAACTATAATCTCGATGAATATAATAATGTATTCTTCAATACCGGATTCATCAGTCGCGCTCCTATTTTTGATAATACTTTTATCAATTCTCAGAGTTCGCACGAACGCAATCCTGACGCTAAGAACGAGAAGGTTTATTCTTTTGAATTAGGTTATGGATATCGTAGTCATTATTTTACAGCTAATGTGAATGCTTACTATACCATGTGGAAAGACAAAGCTTTGTATGATACCGGATCTTATGAAGATGCGAATGGAGCTTCTCAGCGTTGGACAATGAACATGAGCGGTGCGCAGGCAAACCACATGGGTATAGAGCTTGACTTCATAGCTAAACCTTTCCGTTGGATGGAAGTTAACGGTATGTTCTCTTGGGGAGACTGGCGCTGGAATGGTACGGCAAAGGGCTTCATGATGAATACTGAAGGACAGATAATGGCGAACAGCCGTGGTGAGATTGCTACAGACATGAACAATGTGGATCAGTACAAGTATACTATCAAAATGGACAATGTGCAGGTAGGCGGTTCTGCTCAAACCACAGCCGCTTTAGGATTGACATTCCGTCCTATGAAAGGTTTACGTCTCAATGCCGACTGGAATTTCTTTGCGCGTAACTATGCTGACTATGATATTGATGCGAGCCAGGCTACCCAGAAAGATGCTTATGTGGTGGAGAAACCTTGGGAGATTCCTTCGTGGAGTACATTCGATGTTAGTGCGGGATATACCTTTGATTTGGGTAAGATACGTGCTACATTGAGCGGCAATGTAAACAACCTGTTCAATCAGGAGTATATAGCCGATGCCCGCGATGGAAGCAATCACGATTGGGAAACTGCCACACGCGTGATTTATGGTTGGGGACGTACTTATAGTGTAAGACTGAAGTTTAATTTCTAA
- the ettA gene encoding energy-dependent translational throttle protein EttA gives MATVDDKKIIFSMVGLNKTIQQNNKQVLKNIYLSFFYGAKIGIIGLNGSGKSTLLKIIAGLDKSYQGEVVFSPGYSVGYLAQEPYLDPTKTVKEIVMEGVQPIVDALAEYEEINQKFALPEYYEDADKMDKLFARQGELQDIIDATDAWNLDSKLERAMDALRCPPEDQLVEHLSGGERRRVALCRLLLQKPDVLLLDEPTNHLDAESIDWLEQHLQQYEGTVIAVTHDRYFLDHVAGWILELDRGEGIPWKGNYSSWLEQKTKRMEMEEKTASKRCKTLERELEWVRMAPKARQAKGKARLNSYDKLMNEDIKEKEEKLEIFIPNGPRLGNKVIEAKHVAKAYGDKLLFDDLNFMLPPNGIVGVIGPNGAGKTTLFRLIMGLETVDKGEFEVGETVKVAYVDQQHSDIDPNKSVYQVISGGTELIRMGGRDINARAYLSRFNFSGGDQEKLCGVLSGGERNRLHLAMALKEEGNVLLLDEPTNDIDVNTLRALEEGLEDFAGCAVIISHDRWFLDRICTHILAFEGDSNVFYFEGSYSEYEENKQKRLGKEEPTRVRYRKLMND, from the coding sequence ATGGCAACAGTTGACGATAAAAAGATTATCTTTTCTATGGTAGGGTTGAACAAGACCATTCAGCAGAACAACAAGCAGGTGCTGAAGAACATCTACCTTTCGTTCTTTTATGGTGCAAAGATTGGCATCATCGGTCTGAATGGCTCCGGTAAATCTACCTTGCTGAAGATTATCGCCGGGTTGGACAAGTCTTATCAGGGCGAAGTGGTGTTTTCACCGGGTTACTCAGTGGGCTATCTGGCTCAGGAACCTTATCTGGATCCTACGAAAACCGTAAAAGAAATTGTAATGGAAGGCGTACAACCTATTGTGGATGCACTCGCTGAGTACGAAGAGATTAACCAGAAATTCGCTCTGCCGGAGTATTACGAGGATGCGGACAAGATGGATAAGCTTTTTGCTCGTCAAGGAGAACTTCAGGATATCATCGATGCAACTGATGCCTGGAATCTCGACAGTAAACTGGAACGCGCTATGGATGCTCTTCGTTGTCCGCCCGAAGATCAGCTTGTAGAACATCTTTCGGGAGGTGAACGTCGCCGTGTGGCTCTTTGTCGCCTGCTGTTGCAGAAACCCGATGTGCTGTTGCTGGACGAACCTACCAACCATCTTGACGCTGAATCCATCGACTGGTTGGAACAACATTTGCAGCAATACGAGGGTACGGTGATTGCCGTAACCCACGATCGTTACTTCCTCGACCATGTGGCAGGCTGGATTCTTGAACTCGACCGTGGCGAAGGTATCCCCTGGAAAGGTAACTATTCCAGCTGGTTGGAGCAAAAGACCAAGCGCATGGAAATGGAAGAGAAGACCGCCAGCAAGCGCTGCAAGACGTTGGAACGTGAGTTGGAGTGGGTGCGTATGGCTCCTAAAGCACGTCAGGCGAAAGGTAAGGCGCGTTTGAATTCTTACGATAAATTGATGAATGAAGATATCAAGGAGAAAGAAGAAAAACTTGAAATCTTTATCCCTAATGGTCCGCGTCTTGGAAATAAGGTTATTGAAGCGAAACATGTGGCAAAGGCCTATGGTGATAAACTTCTGTTTGATGATCTCAACTTCATGCTTCCACCCAACGGCATTGTGGGTGTAATCGGTCCTAACGGTGCGGGTAAAACAACACTGTTCCGGTTGATTATGGGGCTGGAAACGGTAGATAAAGGTGAGTTTGAAGTAGGAGAGACCGTAAAGGTAGCTTATGTCGACCAGCAACATAGCGATATCGACCCGAACAAGAGCGTATATCAGGTTATTTCCGGTGGCACGGAGCTGATTCGTATGGGTGGACGTGATATCAATGCACGTGCCTACCTGTCACGTTTCAACTTCTCCGGTGGAGATCAGGAGAAGCTCTGCGGTGTACTTTCGGGTGGTGAACGTAACCGTCTGCATCTTGCTATGGCTCTGAAAGAAGAGGGCAACGTGTTGTTACTGGACGAACCTACCAACGACATTGACGTGAACACACTTCGCGCTCTTGAAGAAGGTCTTGAAGATTTCGCCGGATGTGCTGTAATTATCAGTCACGACCGTTGGTTCCTCGATCGTATTTGCACCCATATACTTGCGTTCGAAGGTGACTCCAATGTCTTCTATTTCGAAGGCTCTTATTCAGAATATGAGGAAAATAAACAGAAACGTTTAGGGAAAGAAGAACCTACCCGTGTACGTTATAGAAAGCTGATGAATGACTGA